From Mycolicibacterium fluoranthenivorans, one genomic window encodes:
- a CDS encoding aldehyde dehydrogenase (NADP(+)), whose product MLIAGNPVAGTGTEIRGFNPATGQTLEPAYRYGDEAHVDGACAAAAEAFGPYRATTSEQRARFLETVAASIEAIKTELVERAVAESGLPEPRIAGEVGRTTGQLRLFAAVLREGSWNGARIDPAQPDRSPLRRPDIRQREVPLGPVAVFGASNFPLAFSVAGGDTASALAAGCPVVVKAHDAHPGTSELVGAAIARAVAQSGMPAGTFSLLFGSGPGLGVALVADPRIKAVGFTGSRFAGMALVATAAARPEPIPVYAEMSAVNPVFLLDGALAARGAEIGTAFVGSLTMGSGQFCTNPGLVLAVDGPGLEDFLTAAGTALATAAATPMLTPGIAASYAKGVDTLRAVSTEEARGQAAAGETYCQAALFSTDAATFLATDALQAEVFGASSVLVRCADIEEMVAVAAGLDGQLTATVHAEESDYQVAAELLPVLELKAGRILFNGWPTGVEVGHAMVHGGPYPATSDSRTTSVGARAIERFLRPVCYQDVPDALLPSVIADGNPDGVWRRIDGQLTRD is encoded by the coding sequence ATGCTCATCGCCGGCAACCCCGTCGCCGGAACCGGTACCGAAATCCGGGGATTCAATCCCGCCACCGGCCAGACGTTGGAGCCCGCCTACCGCTACGGCGACGAAGCGCATGTGGACGGCGCCTGCGCCGCTGCCGCCGAGGCGTTCGGCCCGTACCGGGCGACCACCTCGGAGCAGCGCGCCCGGTTCCTGGAGACGGTGGCCGCGAGTATCGAGGCGATCAAGACCGAGTTGGTGGAGCGCGCCGTCGCCGAGAGCGGGCTACCCGAGCCGCGGATCGCCGGCGAGGTCGGCCGCACCACCGGTCAGCTGCGGCTGTTCGCCGCGGTGCTGCGCGAGGGCAGCTGGAACGGCGCACGAATCGACCCGGCCCAACCCGACCGCAGCCCGCTGCGGCGTCCGGACATCCGGCAGCGCGAGGTACCGCTGGGTCCCGTCGCGGTGTTCGGCGCGAGCAACTTCCCGCTGGCGTTCTCGGTCGCCGGTGGCGACACCGCCTCCGCGCTGGCGGCCGGCTGCCCCGTGGTGGTGAAGGCGCACGACGCCCATCCGGGCACCTCGGAGCTGGTCGGGGCGGCCATCGCGCGCGCCGTCGCGCAGAGCGGGATGCCCGCGGGCACCTTCTCGCTGTTGTTCGGTTCCGGCCCCGGGCTGGGTGTCGCGCTGGTGGCCGACCCGCGCATCAAGGCCGTCGGATTCACCGGATCACGCTTTGCCGGAATGGCTTTGGTGGCCACCGCGGCCGCTCGACCGGAGCCCATCCCGGTGTATGCGGAGATGAGTGCCGTCAACCCGGTGTTCCTGCTCGACGGTGCACTTGCCGCGCGTGGTGCCGAGATCGGCACGGCGTTCGTCGGGTCGCTGACCATGGGCTCCGGGCAGTTCTGCACCAACCCCGGGCTGGTGCTCGCGGTGGACGGTCCCGGCTTGGAGGACTTCCTGACCGCGGCCGGCACCGCGCTCGCCACGGCCGCGGCGACCCCGATGCTGACTCCGGGTATCGCCGCGAGTTACGCCAAGGGGGTGGACACGTTGCGCGCCGTGTCCACCGAGGAAGCCCGTGGCCAGGCGGCCGCCGGCGAGACCTATTGTCAAGCCGCCTTGTTCAGCACGGACGCGGCGACCTTCCTGGCCACCGACGCGCTGCAGGCCGAGGTGTTCGGAGCCTCGAGCGTGCTCGTGCGGTGCGCCGACATCGAGGAGATGGTGGCCGTCGCCGCCGGCCTGGACGGCCAGCTGACGGCCACCGTGCACGCCGAGGAATCCGACTATCAGGTGGCGGCCGAGCTGTTGCCCGTACTGGAGCTCAAAGCCGGGCGCATTCTGTTCAACGGCTGGCCCACCGGGGTCGAGGTCGGGCATGCCATGGTGCACGGCGGGCCGTACCCGGCGACCTCCGACTCGCGCACCACGTCGGTGGGGGCCAGGGCGATCGAGCGTTTTCTTCGTCCGGTGTGTTACCAGGATGTCCCCGACGCCTTGCTGCCCAGCGTCATCGCCGACGGCAACCCGGACGGTGTGTGGCGCCGGATCGACGGCCAACTCACCCGCGACTGA
- the dacB gene encoding D-alanyl-D-alanine carboxypeptidase/D-alanyl-D-alanine-endopeptidase, producing MRPARWRRSTHLVIGLVVLVLVAAVIGVAAVLTSGDTSARNTDAVRPQPAPATAAPGVQALADDTDKPSPAGLAAALAGPLADPNLGALTGRVTDAGTGAELWAQGATIPMLPASTNKVLTTVAALATLDRDATLTTTVLAGPTPGLVVLHGGGDPTLSAAPADKPTWYKGAARISDLADQVRRSGATVTAVQVDLSAYSGPTMAPGWDPADIDGGDIAPMESVMLDGGRIQPVSAESRRSTTPGLDAGRALAAALGVDPASVTVASGPVPDAREIASVKSPPLLERLRQMMNESDNVMAESTGREVAAALNRPQSFDGAVAAVLTQLRGVGVDTAGAVLVDSSGLSVDDRLTADTLDGAVAAAVSGEHPQLRPLLDVLPIAGGSGTLSNRYLDTDAGKAAAGWLRAKTGSLTAVNTLAGIVTDKSGRVLTFALMSNNAGPTGRTSLDALAAVLRSCGCGG from the coding sequence ATGCGGCCCGCTCGGTGGCGCCGATCCACCCACCTGGTGATCGGCCTGGTGGTACTGGTGCTCGTTGCTGCCGTCATCGGGGTCGCCGCGGTGCTGACCTCGGGTGACACCTCGGCCCGCAATACCGACGCGGTCCGGCCGCAGCCCGCCCCGGCGACCGCCGCGCCCGGCGTGCAGGCCCTGGCCGACGACACCGACAAGCCGTCCCCGGCGGGCCTGGCCGCCGCGCTGGCGGGTCCGTTGGCCGACCCCAACCTGGGGGCGCTGACCGGCAGGGTGACCGACGCCGGCACCGGCGCCGAACTCTGGGCCCAGGGCGCCACCATCCCGATGCTGCCGGCCTCGACCAACAAGGTGCTCACCACCGTCGCCGCACTGGCCACCCTGGACCGGGACGCGACGCTGACCACCACGGTGCTGGCCGGCCCGACGCCCGGTCTGGTGGTGCTGCACGGCGGCGGCGACCCGACGCTGTCGGCGGCACCCGCGGACAAACCCACGTGGTACAAGGGGGCGGCCCGGATCAGCGATCTGGCCGATCAGGTGCGGCGCAGCGGTGCCACCGTGACCGCGGTGCAGGTCGACCTGTCCGCGTACAGCGGGCCCACCATGGCGCCGGGCTGGGATCCCGCCGATATCGACGGCGGCGATATCGCCCCGATGGAGTCGGTGATGCTCGACGGGGGACGTATCCAGCCGGTGTCCGCCGAATCGAGACGCTCCACCACCCCGGGCCTGGACGCCGGCCGCGCGCTGGCCGCCGCGCTGGGCGTGGATCCCGCGAGCGTGACCGTCGCCTCCGGGCCGGTACCGGATGCCCGGGAGATCGCCTCGGTGAAGTCGCCGCCGTTGCTGGAGCGGCTCCGGCAGATGATGAACGAATCCGACAATGTGATGGCCGAATCGACCGGCCGTGAGGTTGCCGCGGCGCTGAACCGGCCGCAGAGCTTCGACGGCGCCGTGGCCGCAGTGCTGACCCAACTGCGCGGTGTCGGCGTGGATACCGCGGGCGCCGTGCTGGTGGATTCCAGTGGCCTGTCGGTCGACGACCGGTTGACCGCCGACACGCTCGACGGTGCCGTCGCCGCCGCGGTGAGCGGGGAGCACCCCCAGTTGCGTCCGCTGCTGGACGTGCTGCCGATCGCCGGTGGCAGCGGCACGCTGTCCAACCGCTACCTGGACACCGATGCCGGTAAGGCCGCCGCGGGCTGGCTGCGGGCCAAGACCGGATCGTTGACGGCGGTGAACACCCTGGCGGGCATCGTCACCGACAAGAGCGGGCGGGTGCTGACGTTCGCGTTGATGTCCAACAACGCCGGGCCGACCGGCCGGACGTCGCTGGACGCACTGGCCGCGGTATTGCGGTCCTGTGGGTGCGGCGGATGA
- a CDS encoding serine hydrolase domain-containing protein, with product MTLQGHWDDRFAQVAAALETAIADGEEVGAAIAIDIGGQSVVDMWGGHADAARTRPWAADTVVNVWSSTKTVTSLAALMLIDRGLIAAHDRVAEYWPEFAANGKDGVQIRHLLTHSSGVSGWDQPVVPEDILDWDRSTAALAAQAPWWEPGTASGYHALTYGHLIGEVVRRVTGSPLKDFVRDEIAGPLGADFQIGAPEDTDRIAEIVPATERFEFPPLDQWSEPMLKTFTGPAPEPGIANTAAWRAADIGAANGHTNARALAKILSVISLGGTVDGVTLLRPETVEKIFEVQLEGPDLVLAGHPLRWGLGFGLPKPETIPYVPDEKICFWGGWGGSWETMNPDRHATIAYVMNKMGPGVEGSPRTDRYFRLIYDAL from the coding sequence ATGACCTTGCAAGGACATTGGGACGACCGCTTCGCTCAGGTGGCCGCTGCGCTGGAGACCGCCATTGCCGACGGCGAGGAGGTCGGCGCGGCCATTGCCATCGATATCGGTGGCCAGAGCGTCGTCGACATGTGGGGCGGTCATGCCGACGCCGCCAGAACCCGGCCCTGGGCCGCGGACACTGTGGTCAACGTGTGGTCGTCGACCAAAACCGTCACCTCCCTCGCCGCGCTGATGCTCATCGACCGCGGCCTCATCGCCGCACACGACCGCGTCGCCGAATACTGGCCCGAGTTCGCCGCCAACGGCAAGGACGGCGTGCAGATCCGTCACCTGCTCACCCACTCCTCCGGTGTCTCGGGCTGGGATCAGCCGGTGGTCCCCGAGGACATCCTGGATTGGGACAGGTCCACCGCCGCGCTGGCCGCCCAGGCCCCGTGGTGGGAACCCGGCACCGCGTCCGGCTATCACGCGCTGACCTACGGGCATCTGATCGGCGAGGTGGTGCGCCGCGTCACCGGTAGCCCGCTCAAGGACTTCGTACGCGACGAGATCGCCGGGCCGCTGGGCGCCGACTTCCAGATCGGCGCACCCGAGGACACCGACCGGATCGCCGAGATCGTCCCAGCCACAGAACGTTTCGAGTTCCCACCGTTGGATCAGTGGTCGGAGCCGATGCTCAAGACGTTCACCGGCCCCGCCCCCGAGCCGGGCATCGCCAACACCGCGGCCTGGCGCGCGGCCGATATCGGCGCCGCCAACGGGCACACCAATGCCCGCGCGCTGGCCAAGATCCTGTCGGTGATCTCACTCGGCGGCACCGTCGACGGCGTCACCCTGTTGCGGCCGGAGACCGTCGAGAAGATCTTCGAGGTCCAGCTGGAGGGACCCGATCTGGTGCTCGCGGGCCATCCGTTGCGCTGGGGCCTCGGTTTCGGCCTGCCCAAGCCCGAGACGATTCCGTATGTACCCGACGAGAAGATCTGCTTCTGGGGCGGCTGGGGTGGGTCATGGGAGACCATGAATCCGGACCGCCACGCGACCATCGCGTACGTGATGAACAAGATGGGCCCGGGCGTCGAGGGGTCGCCTCGCACCGACCGGTACTTCCGGCTGATCTACGACGCCCTCTGA
- a CDS encoding inorganic diphosphatase produces the protein MQFDVVIEIPKGSRNKYEVDHETGRVKLDRYLYTPMGYPTDYGFFENTLGEDGDPLDALVLLPESVFPGAIVEARPVAMFQMTDEAGGDDKVLCVPAGDPRWDHIQDLSDVSSFELDAIKHFFVHYKDLEPGKFVKAADWAGREAAEAELARSVERFKTTGH, from the coding sequence GTGCAGTTCGACGTCGTCATCGAGATCCCCAAGGGATCGCGCAACAAGTACGAAGTGGATCACGAGACCGGGCGGGTCAAGTTGGACCGCTACCTCTACACCCCGATGGGCTACCCCACCGACTACGGGTTCTTCGAGAACACCCTCGGCGAGGACGGCGATCCGCTGGACGCACTGGTACTGCTGCCCGAGTCCGTTTTCCCCGGCGCGATCGTCGAGGCCCGGCCCGTGGCGATGTTCCAGATGACCGACGAAGCCGGCGGTGACGACAAGGTGCTGTGCGTGCCCGCGGGTGATCCGCGCTGGGATCACATCCAGGATCTCAGCGATGTGTCGTCCTTCGAGCTGGACGCCATCAAGCACTTCTTCGTGCACTACAAGGACTTGGAACCGGGCAAGTTCGTCAAGGCTGCCGACTGGGCGGGACGCGAGGCCGCCGAGGCCGAGCTGGCGCGCTCCGTCGAGCGTTTCAAGACCACAGGTCACTGA
- the alc gene encoding allantoicase, with amino-acid sequence MSSSTPPHFLAFPDLASRAAGGAVIWANDDLFAEKENLITPAAAEFRPATFGHKGQVYDGWETRRRRGATADSCDSAIVRLGTAGVVRGVVVDTAWFTGNYPPHISVEAANVTGHPSVEELVHKTEWTPIVERSAVNGDTRNPFPVKSTRRWTHVRLSMYPDGGIARFRVHGEGLLDPSFAEALPLDLAALENGGRITACSNMFYSSPNNLLLPGTPRHMGEGWETSRRRDAGNDWVQVHLANQGVLAAAELDTSYFVGNAPGWARLSGRDGTGDWFELLPRTDLQPDTRHRFLIRDDRPVTEARLDIYPDGGMARLRLFGTLTSQGLQQVRQIWAASS; translated from the coding sequence GTGAGCAGTAGTACCCCTCCACACTTCCTGGCCTTCCCCGATCTGGCTTCGCGTGCCGCCGGCGGCGCGGTGATATGGGCCAACGACGATCTGTTCGCCGAGAAGGAGAACCTGATCACCCCCGCCGCGGCCGAGTTCCGGCCCGCGACGTTCGGGCACAAGGGCCAGGTCTATGACGGCTGGGAGACGCGGCGGCGCCGCGGCGCCACCGCCGATTCCTGCGATTCGGCGATCGTGCGGCTCGGGACGGCCGGCGTGGTGCGCGGTGTGGTCGTCGACACCGCCTGGTTCACCGGCAACTATCCGCCGCACATCTCGGTCGAGGCGGCCAACGTCACGGGCCATCCCTCGGTCGAGGAATTGGTGCACAAGACCGAGTGGACGCCCATCGTGGAGCGCAGCGCGGTCAACGGCGATACCCGAAACCCGTTCCCGGTCAAATCAACCCGACGGTGGACGCATGTGCGTCTGTCGATGTACCCCGATGGCGGGATCGCACGGTTCCGGGTGCACGGCGAAGGTCTACTCGATCCCAGTTTCGCCGAGGCGCTGCCGCTGGATCTGGCGGCCCTGGAGAACGGCGGCCGGATCACCGCCTGCTCCAACATGTTCTACAGCTCGCCGAACAACCTGCTGCTGCCCGGCACGCCCCGGCACATGGGTGAGGGCTGGGAGACCTCCCGGCGCCGCGATGCCGGGAACGACTGGGTGCAGGTACACCTGGCGAACCAGGGCGTGCTGGCAGCCGCCGAGCTGGACACCTCCTACTTCGTCGGCAACGCCCCGGGCTGGGCGCGACTGTCGGGCCGGGACGGCACCGGCGACTGGTTCGAGTTGCTGCCACGCACCGATCTGCAACCCGATACCCGGCACCGGTTCCTGATCCGGGACGACCGCCCGGTCACCGAGGCCCGGCTCGATATCTACCCGGACGGCGGAATGGCCCGGTTGCGCCTGTTCGGCACGTTGACTTCGCAAGGGCTGCAACAGGTTCGACAAATCTGGGCTGCCAGCTCCTGA
- the tilS gene encoding tRNA lysidine(34) synthetase TilS translates to MDRPGAVAELRAAVGAFAAAHDCERWCVGLSGGADSLALTAVAAALRPTVALIVDHGLQAGSATVTQTARQQALNLGCVDAQILTVDVGAAGGPEGAARTARYRALDHARTGLPVLLAHTLDDQAETVLLGLGRGSGTRSIAGMREFDAPWGRPLLAVRRAVTRAACAELGLTPWEDPHNADPRYTRVRLRTEVLPLLEEVLGGGVAGALARTAAALREDTEALDALAERTLPEIMRGEGLETAALAALPAAVRRRVIRLWLLEGGARDLTSLQIRRVDALVTAWHGQGGVAVGSALRRARLFAGRRDGVLTMHTETV, encoded by the coding sequence GTGGATCGACCGGGTGCTGTAGCCGAACTGCGCGCCGCGGTCGGCGCGTTCGCCGCGGCGCACGACTGCGAGCGCTGGTGCGTCGGACTGTCCGGCGGCGCGGACTCGCTGGCCCTGACCGCGGTCGCGGCGGCGCTGCGTCCGACCGTCGCGCTGATCGTCGACCACGGCCTGCAGGCCGGCTCGGCCACCGTCACGCAGACCGCCCGCCAACAGGCGCTGAATCTGGGATGCGTTGACGCACAGATTCTTACGGTGGACGTGGGTGCCGCGGGCGGGCCGGAAGGGGCCGCCCGTACGGCGCGCTACCGGGCGCTGGATCACGCGCGCACCGGGCTGCCCGTGCTGCTGGCGCACACCCTCGACGACCAGGCCGAGACGGTGCTGCTCGGGCTGGGCCGCGGTTCGGGCACCCGGTCCATCGCCGGCATGCGCGAATTCGACGCCCCGTGGGGCCGCCCGCTGCTGGCCGTACGCCGCGCAGTGACCAGGGCCGCGTGCGCCGAACTCGGTCTGACTCCCTGGGAGGATCCGCACAACGCCGACCCCCGCTACACCAGGGTGCGGTTGCGCACCGAGGTCCTGCCGCTGCTGGAGGAGGTGCTCGGCGGCGGGGTTGCCGGCGCACTGGCCCGCACCGCCGCCGCACTTCGCGAGGACACCGAGGCCCTGGACGCGCTGGCCGAGCGGACCCTGCCGGAGATCATGCGGGGCGAGGGCCTGGAGACCGCCGCACTGGCCGCACTGCCGGCCGCGGTGCGACGTCGGGTGATCAGGCTGTGGCTGCTCGAGGGCGGTGCTCGCGATCTCACCAGCCTGCAGATCCGCCGGGTGGATGCGCTGGTCACCGCCTGGCACGGGCAGGGCGGGGTGGCCGTCGGATCCGCGCTGCGGCGGGCGCGGCTGTTTGCGGGCCGCCGCGACGGGGTGCTCACGATGCACACCGAAACTGTGTGA
- the hpt gene encoding hypoxanthine phosphoribosyltransferase, whose amino-acid sequence MYPGDIKSVLYTEEQIQTRTAELAADIAEHYGALVEGEDDLLLVTVLKGAVMFVTDLARAIPLPTQLEFMAVSSYGSSTSSSGVVRILKDLDRDINDRHVLIVEDIVDSGLTLSWLLRNLATRRPRSLRVCALLRKPEAVRADVDIAHIGFDIPNEFVVGYGLDYAERYRDLPFIGTLEPKVYEHP is encoded by the coding sequence ATGTACCCCGGCGATATCAAGTCGGTGCTGTACACCGAAGAGCAGATCCAGACGCGCACCGCCGAACTCGCGGCCGATATCGCCGAGCACTACGGCGCGCTGGTCGAGGGCGAGGACGATCTTCTGCTCGTCACGGTCCTCAAGGGTGCGGTGATGTTCGTCACGGACCTGGCCCGCGCCATCCCGCTGCCCACCCAGCTGGAGTTCATGGCCGTCAGTTCGTACGGGTCCTCGACCTCATCCTCGGGGGTGGTCCGGATTCTCAAGGACCTCGACCGCGATATCAACGACCGGCACGTGCTGATCGTCGAGGACATCGTCGACTCCGGACTCACGCTGTCCTGGCTGCTGCGCAACCTGGCCACCCGGCGCCCGCGCTCGTTGCGGGTGTGCGCGCTGCTGCGCAAGCCGGAGGCGGTCCGCGCCGATGTGGACATCGCCCACATCGGTTTCGACATCCCCAACGAGTTCGTGGTCGGGTACGGCCTCGACTACGCCGAGCGCTACCGCGACCTGCCGTTCATCGGCACCTTGGAACCCAAGGTGTACGAGCACCCGTAG
- a CDS encoding zinc-dependent metalloprotease, translating into MSDRGSDSRKLTIGGAVDWELAATVGAKLARPAPATTDYTRDQAVAQLAELARRAEQPVREVTGLNEGADITEARVVDRPQWVRAATGSMRVMTGGSDTPGGFLTSKLTGAQTGAVLAFISSGILGQYDPFTAGPEPDGTGGELLLVYPNVIAVERQLQVDPTDFRFWVCLHEVTHRVQFRANPWLAEHMSSSLSTLTHDAGEQVGDVVGRLAGYVRDQRKGEVADQNPGGVVGLLRAVQAEPQRQALDRLLVLGTLLEGHAEHVMDAVGPAVVPSVATIRARFDHRRQRKQPPLQRIIRALLGFEAKMNQYTRGKAFVDEVVGRVGMARFNTIWTSAQTLPLPPEIEEPQRWIDRVL; encoded by the coding sequence ATGAGCGACCGGGGAAGTGATTCCCGCAAGTTGACCATCGGTGGCGCCGTCGACTGGGAGTTGGCCGCCACCGTGGGCGCGAAACTGGCCCGCCCCGCCCCGGCCACCACCGACTACACCCGCGATCAGGCCGTCGCCCAGCTCGCCGAATTGGCCCGCCGCGCAGAGCAACCGGTCCGCGAGGTGACCGGGCTCAACGAAGGCGCGGACATCACCGAAGCACGGGTGGTGGACCGCCCGCAATGGGTACGGGCCGCCACCGGATCGATGCGGGTGATGACCGGAGGCAGCGATACTCCCGGCGGATTCCTGACCTCGAAACTCACCGGTGCGCAGACCGGCGCGGTGCTGGCCTTCATCTCCTCGGGCATCCTCGGTCAGTACGATCCGTTCACGGCCGGCCCCGAACCCGACGGCACCGGCGGGGAACTGCTGTTGGTGTACCCGAATGTCATTGCCGTGGAACGGCAATTGCAGGTCGACCCGACGGATTTCCGGTTCTGGGTGTGCCTGCACGAGGTGACGCACCGGGTGCAGTTCCGAGCCAATCCGTGGCTGGCCGAACATATGTCGTCGTCGCTGTCGACGCTGACCCACGATGCCGGCGAGCAGGTCGGGGACGTCGTCGGCAGGCTCGCCGGCTATGTGCGTGATCAGCGCAAAGGTGAGGTCGCCGACCAGAATCCGGGCGGTGTGGTGGGACTGTTGCGGGCCGTGCAGGCCGAACCGCAACGCCAGGCGCTGGACCGGCTGCTCGTGCTGGGCACCCTGCTGGAAGGGCATGCCGAACACGTGATGGATGCCGTCGGGCCGGCGGTGGTGCCGTCGGTGGCCACCATCCGGGCCCGGTTCGATCATCGTCGACAGCGCAAACAGCCCCCGCTGCAACGGATTATCCGTGCGCTGCTCGGCTTCGAGGCCAAGATGAACCAGTACACCCGCGGTAAGGCTTTCGTCGACGAGGTGGTCGGCCGGGTCGGCATGGCCCGCTTCAACACCATCTGGACCAGTGCGCAGACGCTGCCGTTACCCCCGGAAATCGAAGAGCCGCAACGGTGGATCGACCGGGTGCTGTAG
- a CDS encoding 2-oxo-4-hydroxy-4-carboxy-5-ureidoimidazoline decarboxylase: MHQGIGLDAFNALPERKAVHALYECCHCVTLAGDLAGGRPYPDHNSLFRRADALLFALSEQSVDAILQAYPCSVRPCDDSERAALRTAEDSYRDRFGFDYVMYVAGLCAPDVLTTIADRMHNDVETERKVVRNELAKINRTRLERMLGPEGGFDNW, translated from the coding sequence ATGCATCAAGGGATCGGCCTGGACGCGTTCAACGCGTTGCCCGAACGCAAAGCGGTACACGCGCTCTACGAGTGCTGTCACTGCGTGACGCTGGCCGGCGATCTGGCCGGCGGGCGGCCCTATCCCGATCACAACAGCCTGTTCCGGCGCGCGGACGCGCTGCTGTTCGCCCTGTCCGAGCAGTCCGTCGACGCGATCCTGCAGGCCTATCCGTGCTCGGTACGGCCCTGCGACGACAGCGAGCGGGCCGCCCTGCGAACCGCCGAGGACAGCTACCGGGACCGGTTCGGCTTCGACTATGTGATGTACGTCGCGGGCCTGTGCGCGCCGGACGTGCTCACCACCATCGCCGACCGCATGCACAACGACGTCGAGACCGAGCGCAAGGTGGTGCGCAACGAACTGGCCAAGATCAACCGGACCCGGTTGGAGCGGATGCTCGGGCCCGAGGGCGGGTTCGACAACTGGTGA